The proteins below come from a single Leptidea sinapis chromosome 20, ilLepSina1.1, whole genome shotgun sequence genomic window:
- the LOC126970144 gene encoding zinc finger BED domain-containing protein 4-like — translation MSPPTKSNVWDYFEPNKEDQDKADCKICKKSYSRKGRTTSSLKNHLKSMHSEEFSTFENISKEKKLQQMKSDANKVTTPLQESKKQLSLEEMVLKEKKWDVNNLNSKKIDKLIGEMIALQNLPFNFVEGLGFRRLMQELAPRYNFRGRNFFTDFVCKELYSKVAQKVKGLIENFDNMSFTSDIWSDPSSNASLLSLTCHGIAENFDRSSIILKCETFDGRHTGDIVAEKFSNMLSEWNIKKQQLHCLIRDEGSNMKRAARLAALNDIDCTVHKIQLAIRSCLGSQENIKILKQKCKRITTHFNHSTIAQKQLQSIQDRLNQPHLKVFQDCVTRWNSTFYMFERFSKIKDALSLYMNDNEIDPILPEEWKMIESFIQLLGPFEEATRELSSSSALISSVIPIIQMLEKKVDDYLYLTRSQEFDPIRQAVTTLKNELSTKFSSLGENNLYTIATYLDPRYKHKFFTPVTEEKIKDDILKMINIENDNFESVNTNAKRAKITDCMENETEQLGPGTSGFNKKPCLKNDLAMMLDSSSEDESQDEPENSSVEAVLKKELLAYRTKKRINVSENPLNWWSVHRGEFKVLSPIVRRFLSAPPGSVPSEQLFSSAGLIYEPLRNRLEPEKAAILLFIKYNAPIFKFNY, via the exons ATGTCACCACCGACCAAAAGTAATGTATGGGAttattttgaaccaaataaagaaGACCAGGATAAAGCTGAttgtaaaatatgcaaaaaaagCTACTCTCGCAAGGGCCGCACCACGTCGTCTTTAAAAAACCATCTTAAGTCGATGCACTCAGAAGAATTTTCTACATTTGAGAACAttagtaaagaaaaaaaattacaacagatGAAATCTGACGCAA ATAAAGTTACCACTCCTCTGCAAGAATCAAAGAAACAACTTTCATTAGAGGAAATGGTTCTAAAAGAAAAGAAGTGGGACGTCAATAACTtgaattctaaaaaaattgataaactcATTGGAGAAATGATTGCACTTCAAAATTTGCCGTTTAATTTTGTTGAAGGGCTAGGTTTTCGTAGACTGATGCAAGAATTAGCACCAAGATATAACTTTAGGGGACGCAATTTTTTTACAGATTTTGTATGCAAGGAATTATATAGCAAAGTGGCTCAAAAAGTTAAAGGATTAAtcgaaaattttgataacatgtCGTTTACGTCTGACATTTGGTCGGATCCTAGCTCAAACGCTTCTTTGCTTAGCCTGACTTGCCATGGAATTGCAGAAAACTTTGATAGATCATCGATAATATTGAAATGTGAGACATTTGACGGCCGTCACACTGGTGACATAGTTGCTGAAAAATTCAGTAACATGCTTTCTGAATGGaacattaaaaaacaacaactGCATTGCCTAATCAGAGATGAAGGGTCTAATATGAAACGAGCCGCGCGATTAGCAGCATTAAATGATATAGACTGTACTGTTCACAAGATACAACTGGCTATCCGTAGTTGTTTAGGTTCtcaagaaaacataaaaatactaaaacaaaaatgtaagagAATTACGACCCATTTCAATCACTCTACCATTGCCCAGAAACAACTGCAATCAATTCAGGACAGACTGAATCAACCGCACCTGAAAGTGTTTCAAGATTGTGTAACACGATGGAACAGTACATTCTACATGTTCGAGCGTTTTTCAAAGATAAAGGATGCTCTGAGCCTTTACatgaatgataatgaaattgacCCTATTCTACCAGAAGAATGGAAAATGATTGAAAGTTTCATTCAATTACTGGGACCTTTTGAGGAAGCAACACGGGAACTGAGCAGCTCTTCTGCTCTTATTTCATCTGTGATACCGATAATACAAATGCTTGAAAAAAAAGTTGatgactatttatatttaacaagatCGCAAGAGTTTGATCCGATTCGTCAGGCTGTAACGACTTTGAAAAACGAACTTTCTACAAAGTTTTCTAGCTTGggagaaaacaatttatataccaTCGCTACCTACTTAGATCCTCGCTATAAGCACAAATTTTTCACACCGGTGACTGAAGAAAAGATTAAAGatgacattttaaaaatgataaatattgagAATGACAATTTTGAATCAGTTAATACCAATGCCAAAAGGGCTAAAATAACTGATTGCATGGAAAATGAAACAGAACAACTAGGACCAGGGACTTCAGGTTTCAACAAAAAGCCATGCTTAAAAAACGACCTGGCTATGATGTTAGATTCGTCGAGTGAAGACGAAAGTCAAGATGAGCCAGAAAATAGTAGCGTTGAAGctgtattaaaaaaagagttacTTGCTTACCGtactaaaaaaagaataaatgtgAGTGAAAATCCTTTAAACTGGTGGAGTGTACATCGAGGGGAATTCAAGGTATTATCGCCGATAGTACGAAGATTTTTATCTGCTCCACCGGGCAGTGTTCCTAGCGAACAACTATTTAGTAGCGCGGGATTAATTTACGAACCTCTGCGTAACAGACTAGAACCAGAAAAGGCGGCAATACTACTCTTCATCAAGTATAATGCtcctatttttaaattcaactacTGA